The DNA window taatgtttttttcacgattttttatattattattcgtacAAATGCACTGGATACATACtagtattttataatattggctcatgtaaattaatatatattgaacgagattcattaacaaatattttaatgaagaggtgaatatatatatatatatttaaatttatgttttattattataattatatatatataaataaaatttaaaaagagatgaaataaataagatagtatgaataaaaaatattagaaagagataaaataaataagaatgaatgaataaataaagtattaaaaagtaataaaagaaaaaaaattaagattataagTTTAAACGCAACGCAAAacgtgtttgattataatttttacgATAAGTTATtacacaaaattaatataactgATTATTCGACAAACACTAAATGAGTTGTTTACATGCTAAATCAAACTAACCCTTTAATTCCAGAAAGACAAAGTGATttgactattttaaaatatgataaattaagagtaaaaaacaaatttatactaaattattttattttattttattatgaatataatttaacatttatatatataataatacttaaaatcAAGCAACACTGCATTTGCATTTGTGAAATATAATTCACAACATTAGGGATTTTCTTTCTCATCTTTTCTATTctctctttattaattaaattttgcattagtatatacattttttttattatttatattaatattaattcaagatataattttttttttataaatgcatatacattcataatttttatatttatatttatatatatatatatatatatatatataaacactttttttttttttttttttgttataaatgcacacaccttcaaaaatttatatttttttgttatcttatatatttatatatattatattatttttcatcattaattttatataaatatattttatcttttataatacatttttcactcattgtaataattttatcataccttttatatatatatatatatatatatatatatatatataatattttctttatgagtataaataatttttatgttaatataaaacttaactaattggtaataaatattaaatacaatatatatatatatcataaataataaaattattttaataattataagtgttctAGCGGTTTAAGtattcatatttcatttttaagagCAGTGTTTGgatttcaaaacatgttaatttatattttcaagaatgtATTCTTGACGGgcacaacttttaaacaaatgatagacATTTAAAAGTGTATgatcggaattagtggttagtttggtgagcatttgaaagtgtaaagtcGCTAGATGAaggtcgagtggtgggtggtttgtcgagtgtgaggtcggaattagtggttgatatgacaagcatttaaaagtgtaaggtcacgagatggaggtcgagtgatgggtgatttgtcgagtgtgagatcgggattagtggttggtttggcgagcatttgaaagtgtgaggtcacaagatggagagtagtttgtcgagtgtgaggttaaaattaatgattgatttgacgagcatttaaaaatatgaggtaacgagatgaatgtcgggtggtggtaccttatatattatattatttttcatcattaattttatataaatacattttatcatacatttttctctcattatatatatatataatatttttttgatgagtataaatattttttatgttaatataaaaattaattaactggtaataaatattaaatacaaaatatatacaaacacaatataataaaattatttcaataatcataAATGATCTAGCGGGTTAAGTGTTTACATTTCATGCTTAAGACTAGGTttcgaatcccaaaacatgcaaatttatattttcaaaatgtattcttgactataatatatggtggcgcaacttttatataaatgataggcatctgaaagtgtgaggtcgaaattagtggttggtttaatgagcatttaaaagtgtgaggtcacgatatggAGATCGGGTGGGGGTGGTTTGTCGATTGTGAGGTTAAAATTACTAGTTGGTATGatgaacatttgaaagtgtgatgcTACGAGATGGAAGTCAAATGGTGgatgatttgtcgagtgtgaggtcgaaattacTAGTTGGTAtgatgagcatttgaaagtgtgaggtcacaagatggaggtcggttagtgggtggtttgtcgagtgtgtggtcagaattagtggttggtttgacgagtatttgaaagtgtgaggtcacgatatggaggtcgggtggtgggtggtttgtcgagtgtgaggttggaattaatggcTAGTTTGACGAGTATATGAAAGTGTGTGGTCATGAGATgaatgtcgggtggtggttagtgattggtttgatgttggatAAGAGGTATGTGATCAATTAAGATTAGTTGTTGATTTTTTGAAGTGGAagtaaaagagaggttgactaagattggcGAGTGATTTGTTGTGAATTACAAGATTAAGGTCAGTTGGTAGTTTGCCAAGGGGATAAAGAGAAAAAGCAATGAGGGTCAATTAGAgtgttagtggttgagtttgacgggATATAAGAGGtatgtcatcaattgaggtcgactaagattatTGGGTAGTTTGCCGAGGGAATAAAAAATGTATacgaaaaaatgtgagtcacaaaatgagggtcaattgaggggttaagtggGTGCCCCGAGgggataatataatataatataatatatattaatattaagtttaagattaaacttaatttttacaaattaaaactaattttaaattaataaatttaaataatattaattttatataaaatatttataaataaataatattttgtatatatttatctGCATGCGGTATTTATGTTAGATGATTTTAACCTAACatacattttataataaaatattttctaaaatgtcTCAATAAAAAGTAtagttcaataaaaaaaataatcataactAGAATTTGAAAGTTAACTTAGAGATGTAATAAATTTGTGTGTTAATCTATTTTAAACGGATAACAATAGTAATAGTAATGAGATTGAAAAAGAAATCAATATTCATTGAATTAAACAACAAAAACTATAAAATCTcaatagattaaataataacaaaagaaaaataaattaaatgagtaGTAGAGAGAAAGTATTAAAAGTTGATAAAAGAGAAGAAAACTATTCTTATTTGAGTTTTTCTGAAAAGTTGATTTCTTATTGATGGTTCATTTTAAGGTCAACCCACTAGTTACACgtgtctaatatatatatatatatatatatatatatatatatatatataactttttttgaattttattttaaataaatatgattctCATCGACATTGTCTccatttgaatataaaatattaataatataaaatgaaattaagatattaaatttggtaagataattttttttttaattatagattatgaagttatttttgtattaatttgaaaatttgtggattaattttaaaaaatattttatttatttcgtaCTAATTTTGATTGTTTATTTCAATACGTATGTTTTCTATCACtttggtataaaaaataataaaactgagctttaataaataaaataaataataaataaatacagtAATTGAAAAGAATTGTAAGATGATTTCTTGGTAATGTCATTTCAACCCTCTTGTGTAGGGCACAGACAATCAATTGGTCACAGAGAAACATGCGTTGTCATTTTGTCTtcaagtttaagattaaacggACCACAaaattttgtcttctttttttcATCACAAGTagtggatatatatataattattctaaaaaattatataaacaaaaagtattgtaagaaatttttttaaataattatagctatataaaatattattttttaaaaaagctCAAAACTTAAACTTAGATCTTGACTACAACTAAATGTCTTCATCCAAACTATATAAAATCTTACTATTTGTTTTggcaagaaaaaataaaaactatattatttctttttttaatgattCATTATTAGTCTTTTTAAAAGATATTCATCACTACACGGTTTCTgtatataaatatcttttatcatattttgGTATGATAATGCCACAAATTGCAAagtcaattaaattataagatcaattaatcaatcaaataaaacaGAACAAGCCTAAATTATTgtggtttgaaaattaacaacTTTTACAACCATTTTAATCATTATCGGAAcatgtatacatatatatgtgaTATATATCCTATATACAAGTCATAATCATCAATATTCAATAATGCGTAATGATAAGTTTTCCAATCTTCATATTTCATAtaacatcttatttatttattgttttacgATACAATGACAactatattcatttattatttcacgAACCTCGCTCGGTTAATAGGAAAATTAGTTACGTCATTTGTCAAACTTATCTCTAGATATTTATATGTGCATGTTTCACTTTCATTATACGTCGATAATTCGTATTATATCTAAGTATTAAATTACTCCTTATTTAAATATggagataatattatatatcatatagTACAATCTAGTACATACCCTCCCATGTTACAATGTCTTACATGTTACCAATAATTGACAATTCCTAATTAATCCATCCTACCTCTTTTAACTTTGAATTCTTTAACCTTCtctaataaattttgtttgaacaattaaaactaattaagatataattttaaattataaaaaatgattgtatgataatgtttaaaaattatctCGAAACTTTCTAATAATCTACTAGACTAATTCACGATTAAATATCAGGATTTAATTTATTCTAAGAAGTTTGAATTATTAGTGTATGGCCGTATTAACCttctaaatttgaaatataaaaaattaagtttgtcAATAGTTATGTACATGTAGATTTTTGATTaagtgttaaatataaaaaataacagttaaataattagaatatattatttgtactataatcaataaataagaatatctaaaaaaaataatataagttgtAAGATTGAAAAACTATGATtggttatataaattttttactcatcattaaattataataattaaaattataaaatagtaataaaataatatatcatgtaccaaaaatcaaccatcaaattatcttttattattgaattattcttatttaaatattttataattttattatttattacagataaggtatatatatatgatatatatacataatttttttttcggaaatcatattaaattgttttttattttttaattcaaattttatcccaaataaccagATCTAGGATGTCCAACTAACATACCTATTCTTTTTGTTTTAAGCCTGGTTTAAAttgggtttatttaaaaaatttagagaaagaaaaaaataataattgattttaagaaagtaatgattatttttaatgaaagaatttaaagagtattaatatataattaaaataaaaaataataatttaaaataaagaatattgtaatattttgattaataatttgagtGATAGGGTAGATGAGGAGGGAAtgaaatgatgcttaattttatttaagttatttaaaaaattcaaaacaaaccAGCTTAGTGATAAATGTTTGATTGATTTGGTTCAGTAGAttccttatcaaaatatataattatatggtcagatttcattaaataaaattctgtAATGAATAAGATGAAAGGAAACAGGGTTATCAAATCAATTTGCCCCTCACATAGGgtgaaatgattaattattattttttataattttatcccTTCGTAAGAACTCATGAGTAAGAGAAATGATAGAGAGTGAGAAAAATATGACAGAAATTTGTAGGGAAATGATGTAGGAAATGGATAATATGTTTTAAGTGGATTGAAAATTTTTCTACAATTAAATTTTCAGTCCACTTAAAACATGCCAACTTAAAACATGCCAActtcatttaaattttcatattaaattttcaatccacTTAAAACATGCCAACTTCATTTTTCTACAAATTTCTGTCATATTTTTTctattctttatcatttttcatgaATAATTCAGTCACAAAGATCCTGtctgagaaaaaaaaaatttaattttgaatttcaaaagttattatttatttttaaaaaactggTTGGTTATAATTTGAGTAAATGgagtttttattttgatttttttacagAAAGAAAATAGTTTAGTTAATAGTTAGGATTGATGATGAATATCTTGATATTAAGAACTAATGATGgaaaagaaaactaaaaaaaataaaagagttaaTTTAAGCGATTGATTTGGATTAGAAAAANNNNNNNNNNNNNNNNNNNNNNNNNNNNNNNNNNNNNNNNNNNNNNNNNNNNNNNNNNNNNNNNNNNNNNNNNNNNNNNNNNNNNNNNNNNNNNNNNNNNNNNNNNNNNNNNNNNNNNNNNNNNNNNNNNNNNNNNNNNNNNNNNNNNNNNNNNNNNNNNNNNNNNNNNNNNNNNNNNNNNNNNNNNNNNNNNNNNNNNNNNNNNNNNNNNNNNNNNNNNNNNNNNNNNNNNNNNNNNNNNNNNNNNNNNNNNNNNNNNNNNNNNNNNNNNNNNNNNNNNNNNNNNNNNNNNNNNNNNNNNNNNNNNNNNNNNNNNNNNNNNNNNNNNNNNNNNNNNNNNNNNNNNNNNNNNNNNNNNNNNNNNNNNNNNNNNNNNNNNNNNNNNNNNNNNNNNNNNNNNNNNNNNNNNNNNNNNNNNNNNNNNNNNNNNNNNNNNNNNNNNNNNNNNNNNNNNNNNNNNNNNNNNNNNNNNNNNNNNNNNNNNNNNNNNNNNNNNNNNNttaaatatttttttattaattatctaaataaaaattaaaataaaaaataaattcaattataacatACTATATTATCTagtataacatttaaattttaaataatttaaataaataattaattatacttgaaaatgaagttaatatatttagaaaacaaatattagttagtttataaataaacttcatctaaattaaatattaatattaataaaagttaatattaatatatatataacatttattttattacattataaaatttattttaatataaattaaattaaaattttatttattttaaaaagttatattaattatattaataaaaataaatttacaatataaataaaattataacctacTATATTATCTAAGGAAtgtgttattaaaaaaaaacttagaaaaaaataataattattaatgattttgagaaggtaaattttttttttaaaaaaacttaattaatattaatatataaaaataaaataaaaaattaataatttaaaataaatgatattttagtcttttaattaatgatttgagtGAAAAATGtctaaatataacatttaaattttaacaatagtaatttattaaattaatattatctttttattaataaaaattaatattaatatatgtatagttttttaatatttattttaaaatttaatttaatttattataattaaattattttattttaaaaaaagtattattaattatatatatagaggtaTATTaggaataaaaattaaaaaacttattagtTTTTTACTAATTCATGGTTGAGGCTTAGAGGCTATTTGAAAAAACCTAGGAATTATCTAAACTAGGAAGATTTTCGTTAGTTTgtaactaaaaattataaataaaataaatttaataaaaaatattaatatgtatgaatgtttaatttttttaataaatcataaataatatattaaaataaaaaataaaatgctcTCATTCCATATTTCATTCATTTCGATAAACAACTTAtgttctcacatatctcatcacatatttattCCGAGTGAACATCCCATCTCGTGGTcttacactttcattttggtcaatcaaatatttgattaatatattttaatatttaacatcgtgacctTATATTTGATTCATACATTTTTATCCACTTTCAACTTATATCAGCCTATTATCTATAAACAAAtcacatcccaatcacacttcgttaaagtgttgtacttgtttttgttaggttgacatttttaatttaatttttaaccgtttcaagtttatgggcgggtcaacccacaatccgacccaagtatccatttactttcatattaaccacaactctcgacccgacaattcggacactttaaaaattaagcatcattttatatatatatatatatatatatatatatatatatatatatatatatatatatatatatatatatatatttattagtctttaaaaatgtctcgcgtttatcaaatttggtgtataatttaaaatataaagtattaacttaaaggattgtacttgatttgttaggtcgcaagtttgaaatatatctataatatttttaattttatttttaaccgttttaagttttttgggcgggttaacccacaatcgactcaagtatccatttactctcacatatatattcaaattaaccataattctcaacccgacaattcagacactttaaaaattaatcatcattaattatatatatatatatatatataactaatgaattattcaaataactcatttattaaacaagcttttatataaaattagaatagataataatttttttttgtctaattgatatttaaatattgtgaCTAAATATTTTtcgaatttaaattttatcatacAAAATTTAAGAATAGTATAATCTTATTAATGAAGTTGAGAACGAAAATAATAATACGAGTGGCATATAtgctgataaagaaaaaaaaaacattctataaaataaaattttcataaggacaaaatttattgaatttaaccattttacctaatatatatatatgacaatttttttattattaatttactattattattttttaaatatgagtttatttttatttctctagACAAACCACGTCACACGTCAGATTCTCGTtatcttaggccttgttcggattggggttatttaaaaaacctagagagaaaaaaaaataataattggtgatgattttgaggaggtgataattattttttggtaaaaagacttaaagggtattgatatatataaataaaataataaataataatttaaaatagagggtattttagtattttggttaatgaaatgagtgatgtgattgatgagaaataattgattggaaaattgatttgggttgagtttttaaaaaaacgcAAAAAAAACAAGTCCTTACTTACCTTCTATTTTCCTtgcataaatcatttattaaatgaatataaaaatttcaagatATTACATCGAATCAACCCAAATTCGAGTTACACATAGCAATCTTAAATTCTATTATAAATAATCCATTTCTTCCATGAAATACCTCCAGAAATCTGCTTACAGCATCTCCACCACTAACAAACTCCTTCTCTATCTTCTTTCTCACCTCCACTCTCTCTCTATCTACGGCGGCCATGGAAGCTCCGGCAAGAGGAGACGAAGAGTCCTCATATATCATACCACTCTTACATAACATTGACATAAAACAACAGAGTATTTATAGATCTAATGATAGTCAAactgacgaagaagaagaaggtaaCACCTCCTTCTTCAAAACCTGCTTCAATGGTCTCAACGCCTTATCAGGTCAGAATACTATTTCCCCTCCATCTAATTATCAAATCTAAACAATGGGTTCTCTCCATTTTCAACTAATTTGATCTGTGTATTGATTTAGGAGTCGGAATATTATCGGTTCCATATGCGTTAGCTTCAGGAGGATGGTTAACATTAGGCCTTCTCTTTATAGTGGCCAGTTCAACATTCTACACAGCTTTACTAATCAAAAGATGTATGGATATAGATCCGAGCATTAGAACATATCCCGACATCGGCGAATTAGCATTCGGTAAAAAGGGAAGATGGGTTGTTTCCATTTTCATGAACATCGAGCTTTATTTGGTTGCTACTGGTTTTCTAATTCTAGAAGGTGATAACCTTCATAAGTTGTTACCAAACGTGGGTAGTTCTCAGATGTTCATTATCGCGGTGTCTGTTATCATACTTCCGACGGTTTGGCTTAATATGAGTATCATGTCTTATATTTCAGCCGGCGGGGTAATTGCTTCCGCCGTGATTCTGTTTTCAGTGATCTGGGTTGGAGCTTTTGATGGAATTGGATTTCGTAACAATGGTGTTCTTTTGAATTGGAATGGAATATCCACTTCTTTGAGTTTATACGCTTTCTGTTACTGTGCTCATCCTGTTTTCCCCACTTTATATTCTTCAATGAGAGATAAGAATCAATTCTCAAAAgttcttttagtttgtttttctCTTTGCACGATTTGCTACGCATCAATGGCGGTTTTTGGGTATCTAATGTTTGGTTCAGGTGTTGAATCTCAGATTACTTTGAATCTTCCAACTGATAAAATAAGTTCGATGGTGGCTATTTACACTACTTTGGTGAATCCGATATCGAAATATGCTTTGATGGTAACTCCGATTATGAATGCGATGGAGAGACGGGTTCAAGATTTGTATGGGAAAAAAGTTTCGAGAGTGATGATTAGAAGTGGTTTGGTGATTAGTACGGTTGGGGTGGCTTTATTGGTTCCTTCTTTTGGAGATTTGATGACTCTTGTGGGAGCTTTCTTGAGTTCTTCGGCTTCTATTGTTCTTCCATGTTTGTGTTATTTGAAGATTTCAGGTGGgtatggaagaagaagaataagaacaGGGGTTGGATTTGAAACTGTGATTATTGTGGGAATTGTTATAATGGGTATTTGTATTGCTTTTGTTGGTTCTTATGTAGCTATTCAACAGTTATTATTTCATATGTAAGCAAAATTATTATTCACAAAATAAAACACTGTTTCTCAGTGTTTATGAACTTTTATATACTAGGTTGTTTGTTCTTCTaagtatttttcttttgttttccttaggttaaaaatatattctctaaaatcaatataaaaaattgtatttttttttgtataactttaatgataaaaagtttaaattgtGAAATTTAAAAGAGAAAGTCTAAAATCTCAATTGATTATAATAAGAAGCCtcaatttgattatatatgacTATTTATAATTATCCTCCTAATTAAAGTTGTTGATAAAAAAACTAATGTTTATTAAACATCTAAATCAAATCCAATGGACAATCAatgtttgttaaaatttaaaaaatatacaatttatagtttatacctaaacatttattttaataattatatttattatttgtggatacaaatttaattgtattatttaataataatactttactATTTGATGGAAATTGACTAAATTGATATTCTAATTGTATTATTCTAATTCGAATTCACTAAAtttgaataaaccgaattcgaactcaccaaattcgaataaaccaaattcgaattacattttcggttttcgaatcaaattttaaaccgattcgaattcaaataaggttttcggtttgattttcgagtttaggtttcaactcgaaaacaaaaccgaaaaccgaattcaatttaattatatattatataatttattacatattatatattaaattatcatgagCCTCCTACTATATCCGTACATTAAATCTATAATTCCTAATTCATTTCCCCTTTCTCTAGTTGTCCACACCTCTTAACCGCCATATATTGTTGTCGTCGACACTGTTTTACTTTCGTCGTTTAATTGtcgaatatatattagcgttagtcactaagctaagtttgcgtgatttatatttttttttataatttaagtataagatctctttaacaacttatttattttgttaactcttttaaaaaaaaattatcttatgggtacgtgatgttctatatttggtctaaaccgaatatccgagcgaattcgaataaaccgaattcgaatttattcaaatcggttcggttttcgaatttgcttaaaaaaataaaaattcgaaaaacCCGATcgaaaactcgaataacccgaaacgATGAACACCCTTACTTCTAATCAACCAATAGAAGGTAACTGACTTTAAACATTTAAGTGTCCATTTGAGGaatcaaataacttaattcattaattaaaatatcaaaattcattattataattttactaaataatatttggtaattcattcaataaaataacttaatttataaaaaaaataaagtgaagtgaaaaaaaagaaaaaaaagagaagcttttaaaacaaataaagaagGATGATagatgaattaatatatatatataattaaaaaaataaataaaagataagcAGGCAGGCAGACACAAAGTAGAGATAAGacattaatgaaaacaaaaccacctcataatataatatgagTGTAGATTTATGCATGCGATAGATGAATAAAACATAGGCACAATAATTCCAATATACAAGCGGGCCCTACTTTCGAGAGTTTTGAAAGCAAAGTTGGTTTCAAACATCCAAACTTGCAGTTTCCAAAAACAACCTAATCTTGTATGTTGGATCAAATTCTTGGCCACAAATTGTTAGATTTCTTACCTACAAATTGTTAAAACCTAGATTTGGGATCAAACCACCACCAAGTGAAAAGTAGGTCTTAGTAATTATGCTTTAATTTGATGGAACTAGAAACCAAACTAAGAACATTATTCCTGTGTGAGTCATGATTAACAACTTTTTGAGAGAATTGATCATTGTTGCAACTTTATTGGGCTATCTAGGGGTGCTCTGGTtagaatttgtttaaataaaatgttgacatatatatatatatatatatatatatttttttttttttgaattagttGGTTAGACTAAGttaatattacttttaactTGTTTGAAGTAATGAGTTAGTGTTTGacagtttatttaataatgggTTAGTGTTAGTATTTGACAGTTTCAAATAACTATATTATTTAagacctatttttttttattaatattatcatgagtttgaaaaagcttttatttactattttacaattggtatcagagccagatTCAACTATCAAAATCAATCGAGAGTTTGATTTATAATCGAAATGGATGAAGTAAGACGCATTAGATTCACAAGAATAGACGAGAAGAACGACAACAACCTCGCAAGGTTACCCACCTTCACTGGTCAACACTATGACCACTGAAATGAATTGATGGAAAATTTGCTTAAGGCCAAGAGGATGTGGCAtctaatagaaaaaatattgaagaacgCGCAGAGGTAGACCGTCTTAGCGAAACTCAAATTGAAGAACTAAAGAACAAGGATTGTAAAGTGAAATACTTCAGCAATGGACAAAGTTACTTTTGAACAAATCT is part of the Impatiens glandulifera chromosome 1, dImpGla2.1, whole genome shotgun sequence genome and encodes:
- the LOC124921212 gene encoding amino acid transporter AVT1J-like; this translates as MEAPARGDEESSYIIPLLHNIDIKQQSIYRSNDSQTDEEEEGNTSFFKTCFNGLNALSGVGILSVPYALASGGWLTLGLLFIVASSTFYTALLIKRCMDIDPSIRTYPDIGELAFGKKGRWVVSIFMNIELYLVATGFLILEGDNLHKLLPNVGSSQMFIIAVSVIILPTVWLNMSIMSYISAGGVIASAVILFSVIWVGAFDGIGFRNNGVLLNWNGISTSLSLYAFCYCAHPVFPTLYSSMRDKNQFSKVLLVCFSLCTICYASMAVFGYLMFGSGVESQITLNLPTDKISSMVAIYTTLVNPISKYALMVTPIMNAMERRVQDLYGKKVSRVMIRSGLVISTVGVALLVPSFGDLMTLVGAFLSSSASIVLPCLCYLKISGGYGRRRIRTGVGFETVIIVGIVIMGICIAFVGSYVAIQQLLFHM